From Cellulosimicrobium sp. ES-005, one genomic window encodes:
- a CDS encoding TetR family transcriptional regulator, which translates to MSATPKSERTRAHLRDVAVRMLRDVGYERTTMRAVAAAAGVSTGNAYYHFPSKDALVQELYLEVQREHAERAAPVLAAGGSLAERLRGVWGASVDAFAPFHAFGGEFVSVAIRPGSDASPFSAASAASRDLSRDLFERVVAGASTRVPERLRAQLPELLWLAQLGITLFWVHDTSPGFARTRRLVDGGAALVGSLVRLARLPVARGVVDDVLRLVRAVHPGAPGASAAADAARERADGPEAGA; encoded by the coding sequence ATGAGCGCGACGCCGAAGTCCGAGCGGACGCGCGCCCACCTGCGCGACGTCGCGGTCCGGATGCTGCGCGACGTCGGGTACGAGCGCACGACCATGCGCGCCGTCGCCGCCGCGGCGGGGGTGAGCACCGGGAACGCCTACTACCACTTCCCGTCCAAGGACGCGCTCGTCCAGGAGCTCTACCTCGAGGTGCAGCGCGAGCACGCCGAGCGCGCCGCGCCCGTGCTCGCCGCGGGCGGCTCGCTCGCCGAGCGGCTGCGCGGCGTCTGGGGAGCGTCGGTCGACGCGTTCGCCCCCTTCCACGCGTTCGGCGGCGAGTTCGTGTCCGTCGCGATCCGCCCGGGCTCGGACGCGAGCCCCTTCTCCGCGGCCTCCGCCGCCTCGCGCGACCTCTCGCGCGACCTGTTCGAGCGGGTCGTCGCCGGGGCGTCGACGCGCGTCCCCGAGCGGCTGCGCGCCCAGCTCCCCGAGCTGCTGTGGTTGGCCCAGCTCGGCATCACCCTGTTCTGGGTCCACGACACCTCGCCCGGGTTCGCGCGCACGCGCCGGCTCGTCGACGGCGGGGCGGCGCTCGTCGGCAGCCTCGTCCGGCTCGCGCGGCTGCCCGTCGCACGCGGGGTGGTCGACGACGTCCTGCGCCTCGTGCGTGCGGTCCACCCGGGAGCGCCCGGGGCGTCCGCTGCGGCCGATGCGGCCCGCGAGCGCGCGGACGGGCCGGAGGCGGGCGCGTGA
- a CDS encoding YndJ family protein, whose translation MSPAGAALVSGLVILGMVVVLPLGLRLLGPDVVPAPRSVAWPLAGVAGSVSLVLPHGTASVLLALVLATATVVLAGAGGRLAVRTARDLRDGRVGAAGLASRAATATALVMPAVGASALVAERAGWGLLGFSGTYLALTVPHMLYAGFGAALVAGTVARLAVTDRLAVVGAWGVPLGTVLVLVGYLVGDAAELVGAGVLTLALWATAVAAVCSLARTAGPADQVDGVGPDDAHRTVGARSTGSVSAGSAAGARALLGAGAVVVGLSMLLALWWAAGEALGFAHPSLDVMAATHGVANAFGFVLCTLLGLRVLAARPELPRGAESADEEHRDAGQDTTRGPGRAPEGSAA comes from the coding sequence GTGAGCCCCGCCGGCGCAGCCCTCGTCTCGGGCCTGGTGATCCTCGGCATGGTCGTGGTCCTGCCGCTCGGCCTCCGGCTCCTGGGGCCCGACGTCGTCCCGGCGCCGCGCAGCGTGGCGTGGCCGCTCGCGGGAGTCGCCGGGTCGGTGAGCCTCGTGCTGCCGCACGGCACCGCGTCCGTGCTCCTCGCGCTCGTCCTCGCGACGGCGACCGTCGTGCTCGCCGGCGCCGGCGGGCGTCTGGCGGTGCGCACGGCGCGCGACCTGCGCGACGGGCGGGTCGGCGCGGCAGGTCTCGCCTCGCGTGCGGCGACCGCGACCGCGCTGGTCATGCCGGCGGTCGGCGCGAGCGCGCTGGTCGCCGAGCGCGCCGGGTGGGGGCTCCTCGGGTTCTCCGGGACGTATCTCGCGCTCACGGTCCCGCACATGCTCTACGCCGGGTTCGGCGCGGCACTCGTCGCGGGAACGGTCGCACGTCTCGCGGTCACCGACCGGCTCGCGGTCGTCGGCGCGTGGGGCGTGCCGCTCGGGACGGTGCTCGTGCTCGTCGGCTACCTCGTCGGCGACGCGGCCGAGCTCGTCGGCGCGGGGGTGCTCACGCTCGCCCTGTGGGCGACCGCGGTCGCGGCGGTCTGCTCGCTCGCGCGGACCGCCGGTCCGGCCGACCAGGTCGACGGCGTCGGCCCGGACGACGCGCACCGGACCGTCGGTGCGCGCTCCACCGGCTCCGTGAGCGCGGGGAGCGCCGCGGGCGCCCGCGCGCTGCTCGGCGCGGGTGCGGTCGTCGTCGGGCTGTCGATGCTGCTCGCGCTCTGGTGGGCCGCGGGCGAGGCGCTCGGGTTCGCGCACCCGAGCCTCGACGTCATGGCGGCGACGCACGGCGTCGCGAACGCGTTCGGGTTCGTGCTCTGCACCCTCCTCGGGCTGCGGGTCCTCGCGGCCCGGCCGGAGCTCCCGCGCGGGGCGGAGAGCGCGGACGAGGAGCACCGCGACGCAGGGCAGGACACGACACGTGGGCCCGGGCGGGCCCCGGAGGGGAGTGCGGCATGA
- a CDS encoding DUF2550 domain-containing protein, whose translation MTPLAWLAIGLLVLVLLAIGLGAWRLRALSHRVGSFECGARRAGAAGAPWVAGIAHYGVGRIDWWRLWSVSIRPARTWSRYDLVIAGREPFAGDGPDTYLVRCRYHGQDFELTMSRAAYEGLASWLEAAPPGRRDVVV comes from the coding sequence CTCGCGATCGGACTGCTCGTCCTCGTCCTTCTCGCGATCGGGCTGGGGGCGTGGCGTCTGCGCGCCCTGTCCCACCGCGTCGGCTCGTTCGAGTGCGGGGCGCGGCGCGCGGGTGCGGCCGGTGCGCCCTGGGTCGCGGGCATCGCGCACTACGGCGTCGGCCGCATCGACTGGTGGCGGCTGTGGTCGGTGTCGATCCGCCCCGCCCGGACGTGGTCCCGCTACGACCTCGTCATCGCGGGCCGCGAGCCGTTCGCCGGCGACGGGCCCGACACCTACCTCGTCCGGTGCCGGTACCACGGTCAGGACTTCGAGCTCACGATGTCGCGCGCCGCGTACGAGGGGCTGGCCTCCTGGCTGGAGGCCGCGCCGCCCGGCCGCCGCGACGTCGTCGTCTGA
- a CDS encoding trehalase family glycosidase, producing the protein MRRPRSTGALALASGLLALALAAPAVAATPPVPASAPPTSPGATTDDPTTPLDRPEVGPGTSFVDVREKLDGYADPDWYAANVPVVDLPDADAEAVYYYRWRVLKEHLRYTEPGTGWVLTEFLDCCGYAAPYQAINAAAGHQLAEGRWLRDQRYLDDYEDYWLTGPGQIEPAQNPEAADWAHQYSFWAVTAIVERAKVTGNLDRLRALQPELETFVEDWGNQFDADLGLYWQTPEYDAKESSPASYATDRDYAGRHTFRPSINAYLYGDMLALAEVATLNGDEATATEYRDRAAALREAVDTYLWDDERAFYYDVVDWENPDHERLRDRLDVGFVPWKFGLASPEQAVALDQLLDPQGFAAPYGPTVTERRSPDFWRSADQGCCKWDGPSWPFSTSLTLDGVATALRDDAAGDLTRADYLDLFDTYVRTQFRDGEPYVAEAHHPDEDRWIYDGNNHSEDYLHSSYVDLVLQDLLGLQPQSDDSLVLDPLVPADWDWFAAENVPYHGRNVTVLFDRDGSRYGAGSGLRVYVDGEQALRADADALSEGADPVEVPVPSGEPQRLPHAVNTSANPLRNAYPRPVASYTWRYDDAWRVLDGKVWYDEVPQNTRWSNYSSPNARDWVGVEFAEPTTIGDVRFHGYQDADAVQPAVGYELEYWDGAAWQVVPDQTRVPEQPVGNGLNRITFPPLETTSYRVTFDAAPGKSVGVTELESWSPVSRAVSARVEAAEPAVGRASRVDVTVSTRADAVADVEVAPDLPAGWTAVAVGEAGPVDLGAWDRATRSWEVMPGSDAVPGSEARVGAVVRWGGSSAPEETRATTTTRLAFDPDWYDDVVLHDDFDADTTADYATLQPSGEALPAVAAGDGVLAATGDARYWGLYGHRTARATPSSVVVAEIGAFSGAGTQEDSLFLGLAAADRTYALAWFNHTNVASGLDYVGGADGSSPYFGIRGYGPGDRIALQVNGARVDVFAEEDGEWAWYGGTTTGGALDTSDPDVLAGLLPTIGFRADRGTVSIASFEVRSRSAATPAPEVDVTAVPRCLAGTAYVAVRAAYVGTGGAGAGDPVDVELVTPFGTRTVTGVAPGANAYQSFSARAASLAAGTATVRVTDAAGTVTEHTAPFAAVTC; encoded by the coding sequence ATGCGACGACCACGCTCGACGGGCGCCCTGGCGCTCGCCTCCGGCCTCCTGGCCCTGGCCCTCGCGGCCCCGGCGGTCGCGGCGACGCCGCCGGTCCCCGCGTCAGCCCCGCCCACGTCCCCGGGCGCCACGACCGACGACCCGACCACGCCCCTCGACCGGCCCGAGGTCGGGCCGGGGACCTCGTTCGTCGACGTCCGCGAGAAGCTCGACGGCTACGCCGACCCCGACTGGTACGCAGCCAACGTCCCCGTCGTGGACCTCCCCGACGCGGACGCCGAGGCGGTCTACTACTACCGCTGGCGCGTGCTCAAGGAGCACCTGCGCTACACCGAGCCCGGCACGGGCTGGGTGCTCACGGAGTTCCTCGACTGCTGCGGCTACGCCGCGCCGTACCAGGCCATCAACGCCGCGGCGGGCCACCAGCTCGCCGAGGGCCGGTGGCTGCGCGACCAGCGCTACCTGGACGACTACGAGGACTACTGGCTCACCGGCCCCGGCCAGATCGAGCCCGCGCAGAACCCCGAGGCCGCCGACTGGGCGCACCAGTACTCGTTCTGGGCCGTGACCGCGATCGTCGAGCGCGCGAAGGTCACCGGGAACCTCGACCGCCTGCGCGCGCTCCAGCCCGAGCTGGAGACCTTCGTCGAGGACTGGGGGAACCAGTTCGACGCCGACCTCGGGCTCTACTGGCAGACGCCCGAGTACGACGCCAAGGAGAGCTCGCCCGCGTCGTACGCGACCGACCGCGACTACGCGGGCCGCCACACGTTCCGGCCGTCGATCAACGCCTACCTCTACGGCGACATGCTCGCGCTCGCCGAGGTCGCGACGCTCAACGGCGACGAGGCGACCGCGACCGAGTACCGCGACCGCGCCGCCGCGCTGCGCGAGGCCGTGGACACCTACCTCTGGGACGACGAGCGCGCGTTCTACTACGACGTCGTGGACTGGGAGAACCCGGACCACGAGCGGCTGCGCGACCGGCTCGACGTCGGGTTCGTCCCGTGGAAGTTCGGCCTCGCCTCGCCCGAGCAGGCCGTCGCCCTCGACCAGCTCCTCGACCCGCAGGGGTTCGCGGCGCCGTACGGCCCGACGGTGACCGAGCGCCGCTCCCCCGACTTCTGGCGCTCGGCCGACCAGGGCTGCTGCAAGTGGGACGGGCCGTCGTGGCCGTTCTCGACGTCGCTCACGCTCGACGGCGTCGCGACCGCGCTGCGCGACGACGCCGCGGGCGACCTCACGCGCGCGGACTACCTCGACCTGTTCGACACCTACGTGCGCACGCAGTTCCGCGACGGCGAGCCGTACGTCGCCGAGGCGCACCACCCCGACGAGGACCGCTGGATCTACGACGGGAACAACCACTCCGAGGACTACCTGCACTCCAGCTACGTGGACCTCGTGCTCCAGGACCTCCTCGGCCTCCAGCCGCAGTCCGACGACTCGCTCGTGCTCGACCCGCTCGTGCCGGCCGACTGGGACTGGTTCGCCGCGGAGAACGTGCCGTACCACGGGCGGAACGTCACGGTCCTGTTCGACCGCGACGGCTCGCGCTACGGGGCGGGCTCCGGCCTGCGCGTCTACGTGGACGGCGAGCAGGCGCTGCGCGCGGACGCCGACGCGCTCTCCGAGGGCGCCGACCCGGTCGAGGTGCCGGTGCCGAGCGGCGAGCCGCAGCGTCTCCCCCACGCCGTCAACACGTCGGCGAACCCGCTCCGGAACGCCTACCCGCGCCCTGTCGCGTCGTACACGTGGCGGTACGACGACGCGTGGCGGGTCCTCGACGGCAAGGTCTGGTACGACGAGGTGCCGCAGAACACGCGCTGGTCCAACTACTCCTCGCCGAACGCCCGCGACTGGGTGGGCGTCGAGTTCGCCGAGCCGACGACGATCGGCGACGTCCGCTTCCACGGATACCAGGACGCCGACGCCGTCCAGCCCGCCGTCGGCTACGAGCTCGAGTACTGGGACGGCGCGGCCTGGCAGGTCGTCCCCGACCAGACGCGCGTGCCCGAGCAGCCCGTCGGCAACGGCCTGAACCGCATCACGTTCCCGCCGCTCGAGACGACGAGCTACCGCGTCACGTTCGACGCCGCGCCCGGGAAGTCCGTCGGGGTGACCGAGCTCGAGTCGTGGAGCCCCGTGTCACGGGCCGTCTCCGCGCGCGTCGAGGCCGCGGAGCCCGCCGTCGGGCGCGCCTCGCGCGTGGACGTGACCGTGTCGACGCGCGCGGACGCCGTCGCCGACGTCGAGGTCGCGCCCGACCTCCCGGCCGGCTGGACGGCCGTCGCCGTGGGCGAGGCGGGCCCGGTCGACCTCGGGGCGTGGGACCGCGCGACCCGGTCATGGGAGGTCATGCCCGGGTCCGACGCCGTCCCCGGCAGCGAGGCGCGGGTCGGCGCCGTCGTGCGCTGGGGCGGGTCGAGCGCTCCCGAGGAGACGCGCGCGACCACGACCACCCGGCTCGCGTTCGACCCGGACTGGTACGACGACGTCGTGCTGCACGACGACTTCGACGCCGACACCACGGCGGACTACGCGACCCTGCAGCCCTCCGGCGAGGCGCTGCCCGCCGTCGCGGCCGGGGACGGGGTGCTCGCCGCGACCGGAGACGCGCGCTACTGGGGGCTGTACGGCCACCGCACGGCCCGCGCGACGCCGTCGTCGGTGGTGGTCGCCGAGATCGGCGCGTTCTCCGGCGCGGGGACGCAGGAGGACTCGCTGTTCCTCGGTCTCGCCGCCGCGGACCGCACCTACGCGCTCGCCTGGTTCAACCACACGAACGTCGCGTCCGGCCTCGACTACGTCGGGGGCGCGGACGGGTCGTCGCCGTACTTCGGCATCCGGGGATACGGCCCCGGCGACCGGATCGCGCTCCAGGTGAACGGCGCGCGCGTCGACGTGTTCGCCGAGGAGGACGGCGAGTGGGCCTGGTACGGCGGCACGACGACCGGCGGCGCGCTCGACACGTCCGACCCCGACGTGCTCGCCGGGCTCCTGCCGACGATCGGCTTCCGTGCCGACCGTGGGACGGTGAGCATCGCGTCGTTCGAGGTGCGCTCCCGGTCCGCCGCGACGCCCGCGCCCGAGGTCGACGTCACCGCCGTCCCGCGCTGCCTCGCCGGCACGGCCTACGTCGCGGTCCGGGCGGCGTACGTCGGCACGGGCGGCGCCGGGGCGGGCGACCCGGTGGACGTCGAGCTCGTCACGCCGTTCGGGACGCGCACGGTCACGGGCGTCGCGCCGGGTGCCAACGCCTACCAGTCGTTCTCGGCGCGCGCCGCGTCGCTCGCGGCGGGCACGGCGACGGTCCGCGTGACCGACGCCGCAGGGACGGTCACCGAGCACACGGCGCCGTTCGCGGCCGTCACCTGCTGA
- a CDS encoding DUF1990 domain-containing protein, with amino-acid sequence MTFTYPEVGSTRTGDRPAGYRYLHVRRRLTDRPRTPDDLAWLGEQLLTWRVHAAARVRLETAAPVAEPGARVTTLLGVGRLRLHEPCEVVWVERSARRVAFGYGTLPGHAFVGEERFAVERDDAGDLWWSIDVFSRPVLWWVRPLAFAVPTFQRLFALHLGRGARRLLAARDR; translated from the coding sequence ATGACGTTCACGTACCCGGAGGTCGGCTCGACCCGGACCGGCGACCGGCCCGCGGGGTACCGCTACCTGCACGTGCGCCGTCGGCTCACCGACCGGCCGCGCACGCCCGACGACCTCGCGTGGCTCGGCGAGCAGCTCCTCACGTGGCGCGTGCACGCCGCGGCGCGCGTGCGCCTCGAGACCGCGGCGCCCGTCGCCGAGCCCGGTGCGCGCGTGACGACGCTGCTCGGCGTCGGGCGGCTGCGGCTGCACGAACCGTGCGAGGTCGTGTGGGTCGAGCGGTCCGCGCGCCGTGTCGCGTTCGGGTACGGCACCCTGCCTGGGCACGCGTTCGTGGGGGAGGAGCGCTTCGCCGTCGAGCGCGACGACGCGGGCGACCTGTGGTGGAGCATCGACGTGTTCAGCCGCCCGGTGCTGTGGTGGGTGCGCCCGCTCGCGTTCGCCGTGCCCACGTTCCAGCGGCTCTTCGCCCTGCACCTCGGACGCGGCGCACGGCGGCTGCTCGCCGCGCGCGACCGCTGA
- the nucS gene encoding endonuclease NucS — translation MRLVVARCSARYTGRLSAHLPLATRVLIVKADGSVLLHSDGGSYKPLNWMSPPCSLAVREPSEEARERGVTEVWAVQHAKSDDRLEIELHEVQHDSSHELGIDPGLVKDGVEAHLQEMLAAQIELLGSGHTLVRREYPTAIGPVDILAKDATGATVAVEIKRRGDIDGVEQLTRYLELLNRDPLLAPVRGVFAAQEIKPQARVLATDRGIGCLVLDYDAMRGVDDVDSRLF, via the coding sequence ATGCGTCTCGTCGTCGCCCGCTGCTCCGCCCGCTACACCGGCCGTCTCTCGGCGCACCTGCCGCTCGCGACACGCGTGCTCATCGTCAAGGCCGACGGGAGCGTGCTGCTGCACTCCGACGGCGGGTCGTACAAGCCGCTCAACTGGATGAGCCCGCCGTGCTCGCTCGCGGTGCGCGAGCCGTCCGAGGAGGCGCGCGAGCGCGGCGTGACCGAGGTCTGGGCCGTGCAGCACGCGAAGAGCGACGACCGCCTCGAGATCGAGCTCCACGAGGTCCAGCACGACAGCTCTCACGAGCTCGGCATCGACCCGGGGCTGGTCAAGGACGGCGTCGAGGCGCACCTGCAGGAGATGCTCGCCGCGCAGATCGAGCTGCTCGGGTCGGGCCACACGCTCGTCCGCCGGGAGTACCCGACCGCGATCGGCCCGGTGGACATCCTCGCCAAGGACGCGACCGGGGCGACCGTCGCGGTCGAGATCAAGCGCCGGGGCGACATCGACGGCGTCGAGCAGCTCACGCGCTACCTCGAGCTCCTCAACCGCGACCCGCTGCTCGCGCCCGTGCGCGGCGTGTTCGCCGCGCAGGAGATCAAGCCCCAGGCGCGCGTGCTCGCGACGGACCGGGGGATCGGCTGCCTCGTCCTCGACTACGACGCGATGCGCGGCGTCGACGACGTGGACTCCCGCCTCTTCTGA